Proteins co-encoded in one Streptomyces sp. NBC_01283 genomic window:
- a CDS encoding M16 family metallopeptidase — MGHTATAEAGSGGLTATEHRLANGLRVVLSEDHLTPVAAVCLWYDVGSRHEVKGRTGLAHLFEHLMFQGSKQVHGNGHFELVQGAGGSLNGTTSFERTNYFETMPTHQLELALWLEADRMGSLLSALDEESMENQRDVVKNERRQRYDNVPYGTAFEKLTALSYPEGHPYHHTPIGSMADLDAATLEDARAFFRTYYAPNNAVLSIVGDIDPQETLAWVEKYFGSIPSHDGKQPPRDGSLPDTIGKELREVIEEEVPARALMAAYRLPEDGTRACDAADLALTVLGSGESSRLYNRLVRRDRTAVAAGFGLLRLAGAPSLGWLDVKTSGDVEVPVIEAAVDEELARFAEEGPTEEEMERAQAQLEREWLDRLSTVSGRADELCRYAVLFGDPQLALTAVGRVLDVTAEEVRAAAAARLRPDNRAVLVYEPIAPAEATDEDEEEAAK, encoded by the coding sequence ATGGGTCACACGGCCACAGCCGAGGCCGGTTCCGGCGGCCTGACAGCGACCGAGCACCGGCTGGCCAACGGCCTGCGCGTGGTGCTCTCCGAGGACCACCTGACCCCGGTCGCCGCGGTCTGCCTCTGGTACGACGTCGGCTCACGGCACGAGGTGAAGGGCCGTACGGGCCTCGCGCACCTCTTCGAGCACCTCATGTTCCAGGGTTCGAAGCAGGTGCACGGCAACGGGCACTTCGAGCTGGTGCAGGGAGCGGGCGGGTCGCTCAACGGCACCACGAGCTTCGAGCGCACCAACTACTTCGAGACCATGCCCACACACCAGCTCGAGCTGGCCCTGTGGCTGGAAGCCGACCGCATGGGCTCGCTGCTCTCCGCGCTCGACGAAGAATCCATGGAGAACCAGCGCGACGTCGTCAAGAACGAGCGCCGCCAGCGCTACGACAACGTTCCGTACGGCACGGCCTTCGAGAAGCTGACCGCCCTCTCGTACCCCGAGGGCCACCCTTACCACCACACCCCGATCGGCTCCATGGCCGACCTGGACGCGGCGACCTTGGAGGACGCGCGGGCGTTCTTCCGCACGTACTACGCGCCCAACAACGCTGTCCTTTCGATCGTCGGCGACATCGACCCGCAGGAGACCCTCGCCTGGGTCGAGAAGTACTTCGGATCCATCCCCTCGCACGACGGCAAGCAGCCGCCGCGCGACGGATCGCTGCCCGACACGATCGGCAAGGAGCTGCGCGAGGTCATCGAGGAGGAGGTCCCGGCCCGCGCCCTGATGGCCGCCTACCGCCTCCCGGAGGACGGCACGCGCGCGTGCGACGCCGCCGACCTGGCGCTCACGGTCCTCGGCAGCGGCGAGTCCTCCCGGCTCTACAACCGCCTCGTGCGCCGCGACCGCACCGCCGTGGCGGCCGGGTTCGGCCTGCTGCGGCTCGCCGGAGCCCCCTCGCTCGGCTGGCTCGACGTGAAGACGTCCGGTGACGTCGAGGTCCCCGTCATCGAGGCCGCCGTCGACGAGGAGCTCGCCCGCTTCGCGGAAGAGGGCCCCACCGAAGAGGAGATGGAGCGCGCCCAGGCACAGCTGGAGCGCGAGTGGCTGGACCGGCTCTCCACGGTGTCGGGCCGCGCGGACGAACTGTGCCGGTACGCCGTCCTGTTCGGCGACCCGCAGCTCGCCCTCACCGCCGTCGGGCGCGTCCTCGACGTCACCGCGGAAGAGGTCAGGGCGGCCGCGGCGGCCCGGCTGCGCCCGGACAACCGCGCGGTGCTCGTGTACGAGCCCATCGCGCCCGCCGAAGCCACCGACGAGGACGAAGAGGAGGCCGCGAAGTGA
- a CDS encoding DNA topoisomerase (ATP-hydrolyzing) subunit A, giving the protein MARRSTKTPPPDDSFEEKILDIDVVDEMQGSFLEYAYSVIYSRALPDARDGMKPVHRRIVYQMNEMGLRPDRGYVKCARVVGEVMGKLHPHGDASIYDALVRMAQPFSMRLPLVDGHGNFGSLGNDDPPAAMRYTECKMADATSLMTESIEENTVDFESNYDGQEQEPVTLPAAYPNLLVNGSSGIAVGMATNMPPHNLGEVIAAARHLIKHPGADLETLMRFVPGPDLPTGGRIVGLTGVKDAYESGRGTFKIRATVAVENVTARRKGLVVTELPFSVGPEKVISKIKDLVGSKKLQGIADVKDLTDRSHGLRLVIEIKNGFVPEAVLEQLYKLTPMEESFGINNVALVDGQPLTLGLKELLEVYLDHRFTVVRRRSEFRRSKKQARLHLVEGLLVALLDIDEVIRLIRSSDNSAQAKERLMERFSLSEIQTQYILDTPLRRLTKFDRIELESERDKLNAEIEELTRILESDAELRKLVSAELAAVAKKFGTDRRTVLLESSGTPAPTVSLQVADDPCRVLLSSTGLLARTANGEPFAESDTKRVKHDVIISAVPATARGEVGAVTSGGRLLRLSVVDLPQLPETHAAPNLSGGAPVSELLSLEADEKLICLMTLDESSPGLALGTEQGVVKRVVPDYPSNKEELEVITLKDGDRIVGAAELRTGEEDLVFITDDAQLLRYQASQVRPQGRPAGGMTGIKLADGVKVISFVAVDPAVDAVVFTVAGSRGTLDDSVQTTAKVTPFDQYPRKGRATGGVRVQRFLKGEDCLSFAWAGPTPPLAAQRSGLPAELPEIDPRRDGSGVSLSKPVAAVAGPA; this is encoded by the coding sequence ATGGCCCGCCGCAGCACGAAGACCCCGCCGCCCGATGACTCGTTCGAGGAGAAGATCCTCGACATCGACGTCGTCGACGAGATGCAGGGCTCCTTCCTCGAGTACGCGTATTCGGTCATCTACTCGCGCGCCCTGCCGGACGCCCGCGACGGCATGAAGCCGGTGCACCGGCGCATCGTCTACCAGATGAACGAGATGGGCCTGCGCCCCGACCGCGGCTATGTGAAGTGCGCCCGCGTCGTCGGCGAGGTCATGGGTAAGTTGCACCCGCACGGCGACGCGTCGATCTACGACGCCCTGGTGCGCATGGCCCAGCCCTTCTCCATGCGCCTGCCGCTGGTGGACGGCCACGGAAACTTCGGCTCGCTCGGCAACGACGACCCGCCGGCCGCCATGCGGTACACCGAGTGCAAGATGGCCGACGCCACGTCCCTGATGACGGAGTCGATCGAAGAGAACACGGTCGACTTCGAGTCGAACTACGACGGCCAGGAGCAGGAGCCGGTCACCCTTCCGGCGGCCTACCCGAACCTTCTGGTGAACGGCTCGTCCGGCATCGCCGTCGGCATGGCGACGAACATGCCGCCGCACAACCTCGGCGAGGTCATCGCCGCCGCCCGCCACCTGATCAAGCACCCCGGGGCCGACCTGGAGACGCTGATGCGTTTCGTGCCGGGCCCTGACCTGCCCACGGGTGGCCGCATCGTCGGCCTGACCGGGGTCAAGGACGCGTACGAATCGGGGCGTGGCACCTTCAAGATCCGCGCGACGGTGGCCGTCGAGAACGTGACCGCGCGCCGCAAGGGCCTGGTCGTCACCGAACTGCCCTTCTCCGTGGGCCCCGAGAAGGTCATCTCCAAGATCAAGGACCTGGTCGGCTCGAAGAAGCTCCAGGGCATCGCCGACGTCAAGGACCTCACGGACCGCTCGCACGGCCTGCGCCTGGTCATCGAGATCAAGAACGGCTTCGTCCCGGAGGCCGTCCTGGAGCAGCTCTACAAACTGACGCCGATGGAGGAGTCCTTCGGCATCAACAACGTGGCCCTGGTGGACGGCCAGCCGCTCACCCTCGGCCTCAAGGAACTCCTTGAGGTCTATCTCGACCACCGCTTCACCGTCGTGCGCCGCCGCAGCGAGTTCCGTCGCAGCAAGAAGCAGGCGCGGCTGCACCTGGTGGAGGGCCTCCTCGTCGCCCTCCTGGACATCGACGAGGTCATCCGCCTCATCCGCTCCAGCGACAACTCCGCACAGGCCAAGGAGCGCCTGATGGAGCGCTTCTCGCTGAGCGAGATCCAGACGCAGTACATCCTCGACACGCCGCTGCGCCGCCTCACCAAGTTCGACCGCATCGAGCTGGAGTCGGAGCGCGACAAGCTCAACGCCGAGATCGAGGAGCTGACCCGGATCCTGGAGTCGGACGCCGAGCTGCGCAAGCTGGTCTCCGCCGAACTGGCCGCCGTGGCCAAGAAGTTCGGCACGGATCGGCGCACGGTGCTCCTGGAGTCGTCGGGCACCCCGGCGCCCACGGTGTCGCTGCAGGTGGCGGACGACCCGTGTCGCGTGCTCCTCTCCTCGACCGGCCTCCTCGCCCGTACGGCGAACGGCGAGCCGTTCGCCGAGAGCGACACCAAGCGCGTCAAGCACGACGTGATCATCTCCGCCGTGCCCGCGACCGCGCGGGGCGAGGTGGGCGCGGTGACGTCCGGGGGACGGCTCCTCCGCCTCTCCGTGGTGGACCTGCCGCAGCTCCCGGAGACGCATGCGGCACCGAACCTCTCCGGAGGCGCGCCGGTCTCGGAGCTGCTCTCCCTGGAGGCGGACGAGAAGCTGATCTGCCTGATGACCCTGGACGAGTCCTCACCGGGCCTCGCGCTCGGCACCGAGCAGGGCGTGGTCAAGCGCGTGGTCCCGGACTATCCCTCGAACAAGGAAGAGCTGGAGGTCATCACCCTCAAGGACGGTGACCGGATCGTCGGCGCGGCCGAGCTGCGCACGGGCGAGGAGGACCTGGTCTTCATCACGGACGACGCCCAGCTCCTCCGGTACCAGGCCTCGCAGGTCCGCCCGCAGGGCCGTCCCGCGGGCGGCATGACGGGCATCAAGCTCGCGGACGGCGTCAAGGTCATCTCCTTCGTGGCGGTGGACCCGGCCGTGGACGCCGTGGTCTTCACGGTGGCGGGTTCGCGCGGCACGCTCGACGACTCGGTGCAGACGACGGCCAAGGTGACGCCGTTCGACCAGTACCCCCGCAAGGGCCGGGCCACGGGCGGCGTACGCGTCCAGCGCTTCCTAAAGG